From Pseudoalteromonas viridis, the proteins below share one genomic window:
- the epmA gene encoding elongation factor P--(R)-beta-lysine ligase, whose protein sequence is MSHYASGGASDIVWAPSASIDTLRQRAAILAKIRAFFTAREVLEVETPSLAQASVTDVHLATFSTTFVGPGHASGTPLYLQTSPEFAMKRLLAAGSGAIYQIGKAFRNEESGRHHNPEFTMLEWYRPGFDEFALMAEVNDLMQAILGCPEAESLSYQQAFITHLGLDPLSASMDELRQLASLRGHGHIAEQEQHRDTLLQLLFCMEIEPLIGLQAPCFVYHFPASQAALAQLNAEDPRVAGRFELYYRGMELANGFNELTDEVEQSARFDEDNVLRAAMGLAPVAKDPRFLAALAQGLPACAGVALGVDRLVMLATGKTQLKEVIAFDVDRA, encoded by the coding sequence ATGAGTCATTATGCATCTGGTGGGGCGTCTGATATTGTTTGGGCACCGAGTGCCAGTATCGATACCCTGCGTCAGCGTGCCGCCATCCTTGCTAAAATTCGTGCTTTTTTTACCGCACGCGAAGTCCTTGAAGTCGAAACTCCGAGTCTGGCCCAGGCCTCAGTGACGGACGTTCATCTTGCCACCTTTTCAACCACATTTGTCGGACCGGGTCATGCCAGCGGTACGCCTTTGTATCTGCAAACCTCACCGGAATTTGCTATGAAGCGGCTGCTAGCTGCCGGCAGTGGTGCGATTTACCAGATTGGTAAAGCGTTTCGTAATGAAGAGTCAGGCCGGCATCACAACCCCGAGTTCACCATGCTGGAGTGGTATCGGCCCGGGTTTGATGAATTTGCGCTGATGGCGGAAGTGAACGATTTAATGCAGGCGATTCTGGGCTGCCCTGAAGCCGAGTCACTGAGTTATCAGCAGGCCTTTATCACCCATCTGGGCCTGGATCCGCTGAGCGCGTCTATGGATGAATTGAGACAGCTAGCATCGCTGCGCGGCCATGGTCATATTGCAGAGCAGGAGCAACACCGCGATACGCTACTGCAATTGCTGTTCTGTATGGAGATTGAGCCTTTAATTGGTCTGCAGGCGCCGTGCTTTGTTTATCATTTTCCGGCCTCTCAGGCCGCGCTGGCCCAGCTCAACGCCGAGGACCCCAGAGTGGCAGGACGGTTTGAGCTCTATTACCGTGGTATGGAGCTGGCCAATGGCTTCAATGAGTTAACAGATGAGGTTGAGCAGAGCGCGCGTTTTGATGAAGATAACGTGCTGCGTGCAGCAATGGGACTGGCACCTGTGGCAAAAGACCCACGCTTTTTAGCGGCGCTGGCGCAAGGTCTGCCTGCGTGTGCCGGGGTGGCGCTGGGCGTCGATCGCCTGGTCATGTTGGCGACTGGTAAAACCCAGCTCAAAGAGGTTATCGCGTTTGATGTTGACAGGGCATAG